The following nucleotide sequence is from Alkalihalobacillus sp. LMS39.
GACCGTTTGTTTCTTCTTGCCGAATACAATGAATCAGTGCGGTAACAACTAAAATAAGTTGCAGGATGAGAATAGGTGCTACTAATTGCCATGAGATTTCCATTTTTTCAGCTCCTTTGCTATTTTCATCATTAAGACGTTTCACATCTCTAAAACGTTCAAAAAAATATTTTTTATTTTAGTTTGTACAAACAATTAAGTTTTATTGATTCCACATTTCTCATTTTTGCGGACAGAGCAGCCGTTATTTGTGAACATGATACGGGTTTCCGTTTTTTAGCGGCCACAGGAGCGCTTATTAACGCAAATGCTTATCCCCCCTCTTTCAACAAAAAAAGATAGCTTGCGGATCAATTCATCCACCAGCTATCTCTTTTTGCTGTTGTTTTGTTTGAAGTTGCTCTTTTACCTCTAAAATGTCCGTTGCCATTTGATTTTGCATTTGTAACAATTGTTGATTTGTTATTAGTAACTCTTTCGTTAGCTTTTCTAGCTCCCGATTCTGAGATGTTTTTAGTTTCGTCTGATATGCCTTAATAAGCATGATAACAATAATGGTACCCATTGCACATATCGCAACGGCTACAAACATTCCGGTTATTGCTTCCATCGTACACTCTCCTTCCATCACATACTTTTAAAATAGCATGGGATGAGGTAGGCGTCTATCTCTTTTTTGCTTATTTTTCCATCAAATCGACTTTTGCGATAATTTTACATTTTTTAATAATTCGAGTGCCCTAGTAATCTCATTCTCTGTTGTATAGCGCCCGACACTAAAACGAACTGCACCCATTCCGACTTGTTCGGTGACGCCCATTGCCTTTAAAACGGGGGACAGATCCACGACTCCCGCATGACAGGCTGAACCTGTGGAGGCTGCTATTTCAGGAACTTGATTTAATATTTCTTGCCCTTGAGTACCGACAAAAGCAACATTTAATGTGTTCGGAAGACGGTTTGTTGGATGACCTTGAAGTTGAATTCTTTCATTAAACTGCTTTTTTAACCCTTCCCAAAAAAGCTTTGTTACCTCATGTAGCCGCTTGCTCTCTTTTTCAATATGATTGACAATTTCGCACGCTTGGCCGAGACCAACCGTTAAAAGAACATTTTCTGTACCTGCTCGTCTGCCTATTTCATGTCCTGCACCGTGTATGAGTGATTCAATTTCTATTCCTTCTCGAATATATAACGCTCCAATTCCTTTTGGAGCATATAGTTTATGGCCTGCAACCGTTAAAAAATCTACTCCCAATTGTTGGACATCGACCTCCACTTTTCCGATAGATTGAGAAGCATCAGTGTGAAAAAGGACATGATGGCGTTTTGCGATTTTACTGATTTCTTCAATAGGCTGAATAGTGCCAACTTCATTATTAGAATGCATAACTGAAATTAAAATTGTCTTGTCTGTTATTTCATTTTCAATGTCGGTTGGGTTTACTCTTCCATATTCGTCCACATCAACATATGAAACTTGGATACCATGCTTTTCAAGATATCGGCAAGGATGGAGTATAGCTGGATGCTCAATTTTAGATGTAATAATATGATTGCCTTTCTCTTTTAGCGTCTCTGCTACTCCTTTTAGTACATAATTGTTAGACTCACTTCCTCCACTTGTGAACATGATTTCCATCGGTTTTGCGTGTAATAATGTTGCTACTTGTTCTCGCGCAAACTCAACGGCCGCTTTCGCTTCTACTCCCGCAAAATGAAGAGCGGATGGATTCCCGTAATGGTCTGTTAAGAAAGGGAGCATAGCTTGCTTTACTTCTGGAGCAATTGGTGTGCTTGCATTATAATCAAGATATATAGGTTCCACTATTTTCACCCTTTACCTACTTGTAGTTGTCAAAAGTGTATCATACAATACTATTTAGACTGAATAAAAAAACTGATAATAGAAGACACATCCACTTCTACGAAGGAGAGTATTATGAATATTACATACAGAAATGGGTATTCGCCTACTTATAGCACCATCATTCATCAAATCCCAAAACAAAAGGAACATGAATCGTTTTGGCACACGCTAATAGAGCATATAAATAATAAAGCAGAGTTGAGTGTACATGAGTTTGCTTCTCTTTACCACGGGACAGCCGTTGTGTTAAAAACGTTAGAAGAGCAGAAAAATGAAAAGGAAGCCACAGAAGCAGAATCATTGTTGCTTGATTTATATTATTCCTTAGTTATTGAGTCAGATGGAGAAGAATTTGCTGCTGGTTCAGACGAGTATACGGTAGAGGATTATGAAATGTACTCACAAGCGATCGCAAATGAGCTTATTGAAATGAAGGCCATTGCTGAATTGTATGTTGAAAATATCGAGAACTTCGAACCGATTTTATTTGTAACAAACAAAAATGAACTGCCAGCGCGGTTTCAACGGGTTTTATAAATGACATAGGGAAGCTATCGGACATCTGTTTCGCTATTGAAGCAAAAATAGCTTCCGTTTCAATGTTAACGGATATTTGTTCCGTTAACAGCCTAAAAAATCAATGAAATACTTGCTAAAAACTAAAAGTAACGGAACTGATGACCGATAAGGTACGTAAAACATTGATTTCAAGCAAAATAACAGAACACCTGTCCGATAAAGCAAAGAATATAAATACAACCCACTTGTCTTCCACAAGTGGGTCATATTATTAATTTATATATTTCAAAATGAGTGCAATAAGCGGATGGTCACTTTCCAATCCACATACTTGTTGAATTGTTTTTTCATAGCCATTTTCCATAATGTTTTGTTGTAACGCTACAGCTTCCTCATCCTGTGAAAAATCATACTGCAAAGCCGCAGCAATTGCTTTCGCTAAAGAAACAGGCTCGCCTTCAACTACTTGAAAATATTGAACAGCCGGACTGACGAGGCGATCACCATGACTTAATTTGCGAAGCGGTCCTCTTGCTACCCTTGGAATTTCATCATTTATATGCGGGTTCGTAAAACGTCCGATAATTTTATTTCGATATTTCTCGTGTTCTGTTACATCGAATTGATATTTTCCAACTAGCAATTCCCCAGTTTCTCGTAGGGTTTCTTTTACTGCATGAAGGACATCAGGGTGCTCCATTGCTTCTTTAATAGTTTGTAATCCAGCTTGATAGCCTATATACGCGCAAACAGCATGCCCTGTATTGACCGTAAACAGTTTTCGTTCAATATAGGGAGTTAAATCATCGACATATGTCACTCCCTCAATCACTGGAACATTACCAACCATCGCTGCTCTGTCGACGACCCACTCAAAGAAAGGTTCCACTTTAACCATCAGTTTATCGTCGTTCGTTTGATTTGGAACAATGCGGTCAACCGCGGCATTTGGAAAGCCATAAATACGGTCAAACTGTTCTTTTTCCTCTGGCGTTACGTTTTCATAAATCGCTTCTTTTAAAAACACACTGCCGCCGACCATGTTTTCACAAGCAATAATATTAAGTGGGGCTTCAGTTTGCTTCGCACGTTCTTTCAACCCTTTTCCCAACAATCCCGAAATAATCTTTAAAATCGTTGGCCCAACTGCTGTTGTTACTAGGTCTGCTTTTTGAATCGCTGCAATGACTTGTTCTGGATGTTCCATACTATTAATAGCACTTACGTTCGCTACCATCGTTTCTTCACTTTTTTCATCTGCTAACACAACACGATATTGTTTTTTTTCATTTAGCAAACGGACGACTTCTTCATTTACATCTACAAAACATACATCATACCCTGCATCAGATAGCAGTTTCCCAATAAACCCTCTACCAATATTACCTGCACCAAAATGGACGGCTAACATATTAATTCACCTCAGAAAATAAAGCTAAAATTTCAGCTTCTGTTTGTGCTTCTACAATCTTTTCAATGTTTTCTTCTTCTGAACAAACAATCGCAATTTGCGATAAAATTTCTAAATGCTCTCCATCTTTTCCAGCGATTCCGATTAAAACTTTTGCAATATTCCCATCACCAAAATCTACACCTTCTGGAACTTGAACGATCGATAAACCTGAAGCAAGAACAGCCTTTTTTGCATCTTCTGTACCATGTGGAATCGCAACAAAATTCCCCATAAACGTAGAGGTTAATTGTTCTCTTTCTAGCATTTTTTCAATGTATTCCTCGTTAACATATCCTTTATCGACGAGAATTTGCCCTGTTTGACGAATCGCTTCTTCTTTTGATGTGAACTGTTGGTTTAATACGACATTTTCTTTTGCTAAAATTTCTTTTGTCATGTTGTCCCACTCCTTGTGAATGTTTTATATCTTTTTCTTAAAAAACGATGATAGTTCTTCTACTAGTAATGTTTTTACTTCTTGC
It contains:
- a CDS encoding cysteine desulfurase family protein, with translation MEPIYLDYNASTPIAPEVKQAMLPFLTDHYGNPSALHFAGVEAKAAVEFAREQVATLLHAKPMEIMFTSGGSESNNYVLKGVAETLKEKGNHIITSKIEHPAILHPCRYLEKHGIQVSYVDVDEYGRVNPTDIENEITDKTILISVMHSNNEVGTIQPIEEISKIAKRHHVLFHTDASQSIGKVEVDVQQLGVDFLTVAGHKLYAPKGIGALYIREGIEIESLIHGAGHEIGRRAGTENVLLTVGLGQACEIVNHIEKESKRLHEVTKLFWEGLKKQFNERIQLQGHPTNRLPNTLNVAFVGTQGQEILNQVPEIAASTGSACHAGVVDLSPVLKAMGVTEQVGMGAVRFSVGRYTTENEITRALELLKNVKLSQKSI
- a CDS encoding PLD nuclease N-terminal domain-containing protein produces the protein MEISWQLVAPILILQLILVVTALIHCIRQEETNGPKWLWIILILVLNLFGPILYFLIGRKKD
- a CDS encoding mannitol-1-phosphate 5-dehydrogenase, encoding MLAVHFGAGNIGRGFIGKLLSDAGYDVCFVDVNEEVVRLLNEKKQYRVVLADEKSEETMVANVSAINSMEHPEQVIAAIQKADLVTTAVGPTILKIISGLLGKGLKERAKQTEAPLNIIACENMVGGSVFLKEAIYENVTPEEKEQFDRIYGFPNAAVDRIVPNQTNDDKLMVKVEPFFEWVVDRAAMVGNVPVIEGVTYVDDLTPYIERKLFTVNTGHAVCAYIGYQAGLQTIKEAMEHPDVLHAVKETLRETGELLVGKYQFDVTEHEKYRNKIIGRFTNPHINDEIPRVARGPLRKLSHGDRLVSPAVQYFQVVEGEPVSLAKAIAAALQYDFSQDEEAVALQQNIMENGYEKTIQQVCGLESDHPLIALILKYIN
- a CDS encoding PTS sugar transporter subunit IIA; translation: MTKEILAKENVVLNQQFTSKEEAIRQTGQILVDKGYVNEEYIEKMLEREQLTSTFMGNFVAIPHGTEDAKKAVLASGLSIVQVPEGVDFGDGNIAKVLIGIAGKDGEHLEILSQIAIVCSEEENIEKIVEAQTEAEILALFSEVN